A window from Chrysemys picta bellii isolate R12L10 chromosome 2, ASM1138683v2, whole genome shotgun sequence encodes these proteins:
- the LOC135981787 gene encoding uncharacterized protein LOC135981787 produces the protein MSERGYSRDATQCHVKIKELRQGYQKTKEANGRSGSHPQTSRFYKALHSILGAAATTTPPLTVDSEDGILSTAGSSDMLGDGEDEEGDEEDEAVGSAHNADFPDSQDLFITLTEIPYQPSPAVTPDTESGEGSATTSATVSQPSLASHSQRLAQIRRRKKRTREDMFSELMACSRAQAAQQTQWRENLSQMHQANMDREERWRQEDQQATQTLLGLMREQTDTLRRLVDVLQERRQEDRAPLQSICNRPPPPPSPIPTSPKVQRRRGGRVRANSHSTPAESSSSRRLSFPKI, from the exons atgtcagagagaggatacagccgggatgcaacgcagtgccacgtgaaaatcaaggagctgagacaaggctaccagaagaccaaagaggcaaacggacgctccggatcccatccccagacatcccgtttctacaaggcactgcattccatcctaggtgcggccgccaccactaccccaccactgaccgtggactctgaggatgggatattgtccacggccggttcctcggacatgttaggggacggggaagatgaggaaggagatgaggaggacgaggcagtcggcagcgctcacaacgctgatttccccgacagccaggatctcttcatcacccttacagagatcccctaccaaccgtccccagccgttaccccggacacagaatctggggaaggatcagcca ccacatctgcgactgtctcacaacctagcctggcatcacactcccagaggctagcgcagattagacgtaggaagaagaggacacgggaggacatgttctcggagcttatggcctgctcccgagcccaggcagcacagcagacccagtggcgggagaacttgtcccaaatgcaccaagcaaacatggatcgggaggagaggtggcggcaggaagaccagcaggcgactcaaacgctgcttggactaatgagggagcaaacggacacgctccgtcgccttgtggatgttctgcaggaacggaggcaggaggacagagccccgctgcagtctatctgtaaccgccctcccccgccaccaagtcccatacccacctcacccaaagtccaaagaaggagaggtggcagagtccgtgctaactctcactccacccctgcagagagctctagtagcagaaggctctcattccccaaaatttga